The sequence AGGGTGGACCGATAAAACGGTAAAGGTCCTTCTTATCAGTCACTTCAATGTTAAATTTCTCTAGAGCATAAGCAAGAGAGTTGGTGATTCCTAAGGCAGGATTGGTCAGAGTTCCGTCTAAATCAAAAAGAATGGTTTGATACATGTTTTTACCTCGTGAAGATTAGTATAGCACAAAAAATGCGTTAAAAATGACTGTTTTATTGTATAATAAAAGAAAAAAGGAGTAGCAGTGATGATCGTTCATTTTTCAGAAACAAGTGAAGAGTTAACATCTTTCTTTAATCAGATTTTTGAAGAACAATATGTTCAACACTTTCAAGAAGCGAAACCCAAAAATCAGAAAAAACAAGTACAGTTTGTGCTCAAAGATGATGCTGAGCGCATTTTGGCAGCGGCTTCTTGTCAGCAACTTTACCAAACGCTGAAGATTGAAAATTTGGCAGTGGACAGTGCTTTTCAAAAGCAAAAATTGGGCAGTCAGTTATTGGATGCTATCAAAGATTATGCGCGTGCTCATAACATTTTGAATCTGACCCTAAGCACACGCTCCTATCAAGCTAAGGATTTTTATCTCAAGCAGGGATTTCGTATCTATGGTCAGTTAGCAGATGTGCCTTTTGAAGGTGTGACGACTTATTATTTTGTCTATAAGTTATAAGGAGGTGGCCATGCATATTCTTATTGCACCAGATTCTTTTAAAGAGTCTTTATCAGCTCTGGAAGTAGCACAGGCTCTTCAGAAAGGATTTTCTAAATCCTTGCCTCAAGCGACTTTTGATCTATTGCCCATTGGTGATGGTGGCGAAGGAACCTTGGAAGCTTTGGCTTTGGGTTTACATCTAACAAAAGCAAGTCAAACGGTTTCAGGACCTTTTGGAGATCCTATTGAGATTCAGTATGCTTACAAGGATGACTTGGCAGTTTTTGAAATTGCTGCTATTACAGGTTTGGAGCACATTCCCAAAAATAAGAGAACCCCTTTGGCAATTAGTAATCGTGGTATTGGTGAATTGCTTATTTTTCTCGCTCAAAAAGGGATTAGAAGAGTTATGGTTGGTGTTGGCGGTAGTTCTAGTAATGATGGTGGTCTAGGTCTGGCAGCCGGCTTGGGTTATGCCTTTTTTGATGATAGGGGAGAAAAAGTTGAAGCCATTGGGGCCAACTTGGGTAAAATTGTTAGCTTTTCGGATCAGGCCGTTCCTTCTTGCTTGAGAGATTTGGATGTGACGGTTATTACAGATGTGACGAATTGTCTGTGTGGTCCGCAAGGGGCAACCTATACTTTTGCTGGTCAAAAAGGATTGGCAGAAACGGAATTTGCAGCAGTTGATCAAGCAATGCGCCGTTTTTATGAGCTTGTCAATCCAGCTATTTTGGATCTTCAGGGTGCAGGAGCAGGAGGTGGTTTAGCAGCTGGTTTGGTCACCTTTGCGGCTGGTAAAATTGTCTCAGGCATTGATGCGGTTTTAGATATTTTAGATTTTAAGCAGCATGTTCAAAAGGCAGATCTGGTCATTGTTGGGGAAGGACGTATGGATAAGCAGAGTTTATCAGGTAAGGCGCCAGTCGGTGTAGCTAGACGCACGCCGAGTAAAACGCCAGTCATTGCTATTTGCGGTAGTCTCAAGGATGATCTTCCTGATTTTCCAGTTGCGCATATTGTATCAGCCTTTCCTATCATTTCAAGGGTTGATTCCTTGGAAAATACGCTGGCGCAGGCTAGTCAAAATCTGGAGAGAACAGCACAAAATATTGGTAATCTTTTAAGCTTAGATTTATAAAAAAACAAGCAATACCAGTTTCTTCTGCTTAGTTTTTAAAACTAAAGCAATTGATCTGAGACTTGCTTGTTTTTAATTATTGGAACCATTTTCTCCAAAATGGTTTTTTCTGAGTCTTTTTTGCTTCTTTTTTGATTGAAAAGAGCTGGGGATAAAGAACCTTAATATCTGGATTGTCAATATTTTCGGCTCTGCCAGAATGCACAATCAATCCATAAGGGGACTTAGCATTTTGCTTCATTGACAATGGTTGCTTGAATACCAGCCTGCTGAGCGATTTTCATGTAGCCCATTTGCTTTGCCGATGATAGTTTAGGTGAAATTTTAAGAGAAAGAGAATCATATTTTGCCTTAAGATCCTGTAAAACCTGATCAAAGTTATCAAGGATGGTTTGGTTTTCCGCATCTGCAAGAAGGACACT comes from Streptococcus troglodytae and encodes:
- a CDS encoding GNAT family N-acetyltransferase, translating into MIVHFSETSEELTSFFNQIFEEQYVQHFQEAKPKNQKKQVQFVLKDDAERILAAASCQQLYQTLKIENLAVDSAFQKQKLGSQLLDAIKDYARAHNILNLTLSTRSYQAKDFYLKQGFRIYGQLADVPFEGVTTYYFVYKL
- a CDS encoding glycerate kinase family protein, producing MHILIAPDSFKESLSALEVAQALQKGFSKSLPQATFDLLPIGDGGEGTLEALALGLHLTKASQTVSGPFGDPIEIQYAYKDDLAVFEIAAITGLEHIPKNKRTPLAISNRGIGELLIFLAQKGIRRVMVGVGGSSSNDGGLGLAAGLGYAFFDDRGEKVEAIGANLGKIVSFSDQAVPSCLRDLDVTVITDVTNCLCGPQGATYTFAGQKGLAETEFAAVDQAMRRFYELVNPAILDLQGAGAGGGLAAGLVTFAAGKIVSGIDAVLDILDFKQHVQKADLVIVGEGRMDKQSLSGKAPVGVARRTPSKTPVIAICGSLKDDLPDFPVAHIVSAFPIISRVDSLENTLAQASQNLERTAQNIGNLLSLDL